A genome region from Pseudomonas sp. S06B 330 includes the following:
- a CDS encoding transporter substrate-binding domain-containing protein gives MRKGPRQTTALLLACLLWICTVGWAQAAQLPFTLAPPFIDLEPMPLSHAEQQWLGPARVLRVGISIADYEPVDITIDRNRYQGISADYLSLVADRLGLKTQVLAFAKREEAIEALHNGLIDVLTSANGFERSVPGLLFTEDYIPDRSMVVVRGGAALPAESLAGKKIVLLDGYADTQVMQRVYPQSQVILAPNLSSALEALNLGEVDAFIGNEIIIRAFNALRPYLGLQVVGPSALPPIGFAFAIRAEDRPLQALFNRALASLDDAARREILGRWTSGLGSDVAHHRVVLTAKERQWIASHPKVTVVGSQYPPYLFRNRQGDWTGLNSDVLATIAQLTGLQFVYAPSGSIAQSLHLLKTGQADMSTTLSETPERRTFLNFTHSLGGQSWVFIVRPANLGLASLEELAGETLALPAQHALESSIRHEHPGIRLLLVDSLQQAREKVRTGEALATIDSEIGAYSVLNNEPQLKVGRGVEGKWAPDRFSVRRNAPELESIVNKALEAFPVAELRAVRMKWLGALAPPAPAWQQIAPWMYWSAAGAVLFGLASLLWSSRLRAQINQREKAEEALNDQLAFKRALLDGIPNPIYVRDLEGRLITCNKSYEQVFSLRLEDVKGRRLTDIEVIPHELATQLHADYLSLLQDPKPVFVDRCIEHQGQRTDAYQWTVPFYRADGQLQGLLGGWIDITERKQLEVDLVEARQQAEQANQAKSVFLATMSHEIRTPMAVIVGLLELERETALANGQVPSPGLETAHRSAGELMALIGDSLDLARIEAGSLQLAPQAIALKPFMEGIVSQFRNQAVTQGLDLHLHVADDVQGAYWFDPLRLRQVMVNLLGNALKFTHLGQVNVQVSRTGQDTPAGVGLLFCVRDSGIGLSAQQQSELFTPFVQASARLAGEYGGSGLGLSICRQLVELMDGTISLQSAPGQGTEVRVEIAVEPVVQAQEPCVAEAVPRQDSQPRRILVVDDLSANRLVLSQQLAFLGHQVLAVESGQAALEAMQRERFDLLLTDCNMPVMSGYALARAIRRVESQQLRPATAIVGCTANAMKEERERCLAAGMDDLLVKPVSLARLSAVIEARAPLCSFRIQTLQQMTQANPQVMQRMLEELQKNLGEEQLLLAQAVSDQALDAIRASLHRIEGVACLIDALPLAQACAALSRARRERGADAVSAAWPALEQVMLQLKADIERELQKVPHAL, from the coding sequence ATGCGCAAAGGACCCCGTCAAACAACGGCGTTGCTGTTGGCCTGCCTGCTGTGGATCTGCACGGTAGGCTGGGCGCAGGCAGCACAACTGCCCTTTACCCTGGCACCGCCGTTCATCGACCTGGAACCGATGCCGTTGAGCCATGCCGAACAGCAATGGCTCGGCCCGGCACGCGTACTGCGGGTGGGGATCTCCATTGCTGATTATGAGCCGGTTGATATCACCATCGACCGCAACCGCTACCAGGGCATCAGTGCCGACTACCTGAGCCTGGTTGCCGACCGCCTTGGGCTCAAGACTCAAGTACTGGCATTCGCCAAGCGCGAGGAAGCCATCGAAGCCCTGCACAACGGGCTGATCGACGTGCTGACCAGCGCCAATGGCTTCGAGCGCAGCGTACCGGGCCTGCTTTTTACCGAGGACTACATCCCCGACCGCTCCATGGTAGTGGTACGCGGTGGCGCGGCGTTGCCCGCCGAGTCCCTGGCCGGGAAGAAGATTGTCCTGCTCGACGGCTATGCCGATACCCAGGTAATGCAGCGAGTCTATCCCCAGAGCCAGGTGATACTGGCCCCCAACCTCAGTAGCGCCCTGGAAGCCCTCAACCTGGGGGAAGTCGATGCCTTTATCGGCAACGAGATCATCATTCGCGCCTTCAACGCTCTGCGTCCGTACCTGGGCCTGCAAGTGGTTGGTCCCAGTGCCTTGCCACCCATTGGTTTCGCCTTCGCCATACGGGCCGAAGATCGGCCGTTGCAGGCCTTGTTCAACCGTGCGCTGGCCAGTCTCGATGATGCGGCGCGTCGGGAGATTCTTGGCCGTTGGACCTCCGGGCTAGGCTCGGATGTGGCCCATCACCGCGTCGTACTGACCGCCAAGGAGCGGCAATGGATCGCCAGCCATCCAAAGGTGACGGTGGTCGGCAGCCAGTATCCACCGTACCTGTTTCGCAATCGCCAGGGCGATTGGACAGGCCTCAACAGCGATGTATTGGCCACCATTGCGCAGTTGACCGGGCTGCAGTTTGTCTATGCACCTTCCGGGTCGATCGCCCAAAGTCTGCACCTGCTCAAGACCGGACAGGCAGACATGAGTACCACGTTGAGCGAAACGCCGGAACGTCGGACGTTCCTCAACTTCACCCATTCGTTGGGTGGGCAGAGCTGGGTGTTCATTGTTCGACCCGCGAACCTGGGGCTGGCGTCGCTGGAAGAGCTGGCCGGCGAAACCCTGGCCTTGCCTGCCCAGCATGCGCTGGAGAGCAGTATCCGCCACGAGCACCCTGGCATCCGTTTGCTGCTGGTGGATTCGCTGCAGCAGGCGCGGGAAAAAGTACGCACCGGCGAGGCGTTGGCGACCATTGACAGTGAGATCGGTGCCTACAGCGTGCTCAACAATGAACCGCAACTCAAGGTCGGACGTGGGGTGGAGGGCAAATGGGCGCCGGACAGGTTTTCCGTGCGACGCAACGCCCCGGAACTGGAAAGCATTGTGAACAAGGCGCTGGAAGCCTTCCCGGTTGCTGAGCTACGTGCCGTACGCATGAAGTGGTTGGGCGCGTTGGCTCCACCAGCTCCGGCTTGGCAGCAGATTGCACCCTGGATGTACTGGAGCGCGGCGGGCGCTGTGCTGTTCGGACTGGCTTCACTGCTCTGGAGCAGTCGCTTGCGGGCGCAGATCAACCAGCGGGAAAAGGCCGAAGAGGCGCTCAACGACCAGTTGGCCTTCAAGCGCGCATTGCTCGACGGAATCCCCAATCCAATTTATGTGCGGGATCTGGAGGGACGCCTGATTACCTGTAACAAGAGTTACGAGCAGGTGTTCTCATTGCGCCTGGAGGATGTCAAAGGACGTCGCCTGACCGACATCGAGGTGATCCCCCATGAATTGGCAACGCAACTGCACGCAGACTATTTAAGTCTGCTGCAGGACCCCAAACCGGTGTTTGTTGATCGCTGTATTGAGCATCAGGGCCAGCGCACCGATGCCTACCAATGGACAGTGCCGTTCTACCGCGCCGATGGTCAACTGCAAGGCCTGCTCGGCGGCTGGATCGACATCACTGAACGCAAGCAACTGGAAGTTGATCTGGTCGAGGCGCGCCAGCAGGCGGAGCAGGCCAACCAGGCCAAAAGTGTCTTCCTGGCGACCATGAGCCATGAGATCCGAACGCCTATGGCGGTGATCGTCGGCTTGCTTGAACTGGAGCGCGAAACAGCTCTGGCCAACGGCCAAGTGCCGTCACCAGGATTGGAGACTGCCCACCGATCGGCGGGTGAGCTCATGGCCTTGATCGGTGACAGCCTGGACCTGGCCCGGATTGAAGCCGGTAGCCTGCAGCTGGCACCTCAGGCGATTGCGCTGAAGCCGTTTATGGAAGGCATAGTCAGTCAGTTTCGCAACCAGGCTGTGACGCAAGGCTTGGATCTGCACCTGCACGTTGCCGACGACGTACAAGGCGCGTATTGGTTTGATCCTCTGCGACTGCGTCAGGTGATGGTCAACTTGCTCGGTAATGCCCTCAAGTTTACACACCTGGGCCAGGTCAATGTCCAGGTCAGTCGTACCGGGCAGGACACGCCAGCAGGGGTGGGCTTGCTGTTTTGTGTGCGTGACAGTGGAATTGGCCTCAGTGCGCAGCAGCAAAGCGAACTGTTCACTCCCTTTGTTCAGGCCAGTGCGCGTTTAGCCGGCGAGTACGGGGGCTCTGGTTTAGGTTTGAGCATTTGCCGGCAACTGGTAGAGCTGATGGACGGTACAATTAGCCTGCAAAGTGCGCCGGGTCAGGGCACCGAGGTACGTGTGGAGATTGCCGTTGAGCCGGTTGTCCAAGCCCAGGAACCTTGCGTCGCAGAGGCTGTACCCCGTCAGGACAGCCAGCCACGACGGATTCTGGTGGTGGATGACCTGTCTGCCAATCGCCTGGTGCTCAGCCAGCAACTGGCGTTTCTCGGCCATCAGGTGCTGGCCGTGGAATCGGGCCAGGCGGCACTGGAGGCGATGCAACGCGAACGCTTTGACCTGCTGCTGACCGACTGCAACATGCCGGTCATGAGTGGTTACGCCCTGGCTCGAGCGATCCGCCGGGTGGAAAGCCAACAGCTGCGACCGGCGACCGCCATCGTGGGTTGTACCGCCAATGCCATGAAAGAGGAGCGTGAGCGTTGCCTGGCGGCAGGGATGGACGACCTGCTGGTCAAACCGGTTTCCCTCGCGCGTTTGTCGGCGGTGATAGAGGCGCGGGCGCCGCTGTGCAGTTTTCGCATCCAGACCCTGCAGCAGATGACCCAGGCTAACCCGCAGGTCATGCAGCGTATGCTTGAGGAGTTGCAGAAGAACCTTGGTGAAGAACAGTTGTTGCTTGCTCAAGCCGTATCGGACCAGGCGCTGGACGCTATACGCGCCTCCTTGCATCGGATTGAGGGCGTTGCCTGCCTGATTGACGCCTTGCCCTTGGCCCAGGCGTGCGCTGCCTTGAGCCGCGCACGCCGTGAACGTGGTGCGGACGCGGTAAGCGCCGCCTGGCCTGCGCTGGAGCAGGTGATGCTGCAGCTCAAGGCGGATATTGAAAGGGAGCTTCAGAAAGTGCCGCATGCACTTTAG
- a CDS encoding EAL domain-containing response regulator, translating to MHSLKVLILEDHPFQLMALHQMLNANGVFDVLTAESVESACQTLSRRGRVDIAICDLQMDGADGLALIRHLAESGLAAAVVILSAAEPCVIESVGALARQLGLNVLGCVPKPATSLVLHELLRRYLDQESTKLAPVELPVCPQLLHLTAPELAQCKDQWVVHYQPQVNCDGKLVGTEALVRWQHPRLGMLSPAQFLPLIERAGLFDTLTWHVLDQALAFSAQYQTRTGAALPVAVNIAPQLLLRDDFHDQVKAALQRHAVPANALTLEMIETAGSALNEAQLEGLLHLRILGCQLSIDDFGTGVSNVQRLLELPFSELKLPSEFVRGMAQDGRKAAVVAGALIMARRMNLNVVVEGVETLDDLLAIKDLGHPVMQGYFIARPMPGGQLLEWITMRTNASIQQVATA from the coding sequence ATGCATTCACTCAAGGTTCTGATTCTCGAGGACCATCCCTTTCAACTCATGGCGTTGCATCAAATGCTCAACGCCAACGGTGTATTCGATGTCTTGACTGCCGAATCGGTCGAGTCTGCCTGTCAGACCCTGTCGCGACGCGGTCGGGTCGATATCGCCATTTGCGACTTGCAAATGGACGGCGCTGATGGCCTGGCGTTGATCCGCCATCTGGCTGAAAGCGGGTTAGCCGCAGCGGTTGTCATTCTCAGTGCCGCCGAGCCTTGCGTAATTGAAAGTGTGGGAGCGCTGGCCCGGCAACTGGGGCTGAACGTACTGGGTTGTGTGCCCAAGCCGGCCACGAGCCTGGTCCTGCATGAGTTGTTGCGCCGTTACCTTGATCAGGAAAGCACCAAACTTGCCCCTGTCGAGTTGCCAGTGTGTCCGCAGTTGCTGCACCTGACAGCGCCCGAGCTGGCGCAATGCAAGGACCAGTGGGTGGTGCATTATCAACCTCAGGTCAATTGCGACGGTAAGCTGGTGGGGACTGAAGCATTGGTTCGCTGGCAGCATCCGAGGTTGGGCATGTTGTCACCGGCGCAGTTTCTTCCGCTGATCGAGCGTGCGGGTTTGTTTGATACCTTGACCTGGCATGTGCTGGACCAGGCGTTGGCGTTCAGTGCGCAGTATCAAACGCGCACCGGTGCGGCGTTGCCAGTGGCGGTAAACATCGCCCCGCAACTGTTGCTGCGTGATGATTTTCACGATCAGGTCAAGGCGGCGCTTCAGCGTCATGCTGTGCCTGCCAACGCCTTGACCCTGGAAATGATCGAAACTGCCGGTAGCGCACTGAACGAGGCGCAGCTCGAGGGCCTGCTGCACCTGCGCATTCTCGGTTGCCAGCTGTCCATCGATGATTTCGGCACGGGCGTTTCCAATGTACAGCGCCTGCTGGAACTGCCGTTTAGCGAGTTGAAACTGCCCAGTGAATTTGTTCGCGGTATGGCTCAGGATGGCCGCAAGGCTGCGGTGGTAGCGGGTGCGCTGATCATGGCGCGGCGTATGAACCTCAATGTGGTGGTCGAGGGGGTGGAAACGCTTGACGATCTACTGGCCATCAAGGATTTGGGGCATCCGGTCATGCAAGGCTACTTCATCGCCCGACCCATGCCGGGCGGGCAACTGCTGGAGTGGATCACAATGCGTACAAACGCCAGTATCCAGCAAGTGGCCACGGCGTGA
- the dsbC gene encoding bifunctional protein-disulfide isomerase/oxidoreductase DsbC, which translates to MRVTQIIATATLALVSTFAAAADNAEQAIRKTLQTLELGLPVESVASSPLNGLYEVKLQGGRVLYASPDGQFVMQGYLYQIQDGKPVNLTEKTERQAIAKSINAIPAAEMVVYPAKGETKSHITVFTDTTCPYCHKLHAEVPELNRRGIEVRYVAFPRQGLGSPGDEQLQAVWCSSDRKGALDKMIDGKEIKAAKCANPVSKQFQLGQSIGVNGTPAIVLEDGQVIPGYQPAPQVAKLALAGSK; encoded by the coding sequence ATGCGCGTGACCCAGATTATCGCCACCGCCACCCTGGCGTTGGTCAGCACTTTTGCCGCTGCCGCCGACAACGCCGAGCAGGCAATCCGTAAGACCCTGCAGACCCTGGAACTGGGTTTGCCGGTCGAAAGCGTTGCCTCAAGCCCATTGAACGGCTTGTACGAAGTCAAGCTTCAGGGCGGTCGCGTATTGTATGCCAGCCCCGATGGCCAGTTCGTCATGCAGGGCTATCTGTATCAGATCCAGGATGGCAAGCCGGTCAACCTGACGGAAAAAACCGAGCGTCAGGCCATCGCCAAGAGCATTAATGCTATTCCAGCGGCCGAGATGGTGGTTTATCCTGCCAAGGGCGAAACCAAATCGCACATCACTGTGTTTACCGACACGACCTGCCCGTACTGCCACAAGCTGCACGCCGAAGTTCCTGAGCTCAACCGTCGCGGTATCGAAGTGCGCTACGTAGCCTTCCCGCGACAGGGCCTCGGCTCCCCGGGCGACGAACAATTACAAGCCGTCTGGTGCTCCAGCGACCGCAAGGGCGCTCTGGACAAGATGATCGACGGTAAAGAAATCAAGGCGGCCAAATGCGCCAACCCGGTCAGCAAGCAATTCCAGCTGGGCCAATCGATTGGTGTCAACGGTACCCCGGCCATCGTCCTTGAGGACGGTCAGGTGATTCCGGGTTATCAACCGGCGCCACAGGTTGCCAAGTTGGCACTGGCCGGCAGTAAGTAA
- the thrC gene encoding threonine synthase, which yields MRYISTRGQAPALNFEDVLLAGLASDGGLYVPENLPRFTQEEIASWAGLPYHELAFRVMRPFVTGSIADADFKKILEETYGEFAHAAVAPLRQLNSNEWVLELFHGPTLAFKDFALQLLGRLLDHVLAKRGERVVIIGATSGDTGSAAIEGCRRCDNVDIFILHPHQRVSEVQRRQMTTIFGENIHNIAIEGNFDDCQEMVKASFADQGFLKGTRLVAVNSINWARIMAQIVYYFHAALQLGGPARSIAFSVPTGNFGDIFAGYLARNMGLPINQLIVATNRNDILHRFMSGNQYVKETLHATLSPSMDIMVSSNFERLLFDLHGRNGAAIAGLMDDFKQGGGFSVDQDRWTEARKLFDSLAVDDAQTCETIAEVFAQTGEVLDPHTAIGVKAARECRRSLDTPMVVLGTAHPVKFPDAVEKAGVGKALELPAHLSDLFAREERCTVLANDLKAVQAFVSQHGNRGKPL from the coding sequence ATGCGTTACATCAGTACCCGCGGTCAAGCACCGGCCCTGAATTTCGAAGACGTCCTGCTCGCCGGTCTGGCCAGTGATGGCGGTCTGTACGTGCCGGAAAACCTACCGCGTTTCACCCAGGAAGAAATTGCCTCCTGGGCAGGCCTGCCGTACCACGAGCTGGCATTCCGGGTGATGCGCCCGTTCGTCACCGGTAGCATTGCCGATGCCGACTTCAAGAAGATTCTCGAAGAAACTTACGGCGAGTTCGCCCACGCCGCAGTCGCCCCGTTGCGTCAGCTGAACAGCAACGAATGGGTATTGGAGCTGTTCCACGGCCCGACCCTGGCGTTCAAGGACTTTGCCCTGCAACTGCTCGGTCGCCTGCTGGACCACGTGCTGGCCAAGCGTGGCGAGCGCGTAGTGATCATTGGCGCCACCAGTGGTGACACCGGTTCTGCTGCCATTGAAGGCTGCCGCCGTTGCGACAACGTCGACATCTTCATCCTGCACCCGCACCAGCGTGTATCGGAAGTTCAGCGCCGGCAGATGACCACCATCTTTGGTGAGAACATCCACAATATCGCCATCGAAGGCAACTTCGACGACTGCCAGGAGATGGTCAAGGCCAGCTTCGCTGACCAGGGCTTTCTCAAGGGCACGCGCCTGGTGGCGGTCAACTCGATCAACTGGGCGCGGATCATGGCCCAGATCGTCTACTACTTCCACGCGGCCCTGCAGTTGGGTGGCCCGGCGCGTTCGATTGCGTTCTCGGTGCCGACCGGTAACTTTGGCGATATCTTCGCTGGCTACCTGGCGCGCAACATGGGCCTGCCGATCAACCAGCTGATTGTCGCCACCAACCGCAATGACATCCTGCACCGTTTCATGAGCGGCAACCAGTACGTCAAGGAAACCCTGCACGCGACCCTGTCGCCTTCGATGGACATCATGGTCTCGTCCAACTTCGAGCGCTTGCTGTTCGACCTGCACGGTCGCAACGGCGCGGCGATTGCCGGGTTGATGGATGACTTCAAGCAGGGTGGTGGTTTCAGCGTCGATCAGGATCGCTGGACCGAAGCGCGCAAGCTGTTCGATTCGCTGGCCGTCGATGATGCGCAAACCTGCGAAACCATCGCCGAGGTCTTCGCCCAGACTGGTGAAGTACTTGATCCGCACACGGCGATCGGGGTCAAGGCCGCTCGCGAATGTCGGCGCAGCCTGGATACACCGATGGTGGTGCTGGGCACTGCGCATCCGGTCAAGTTCCCGGACGCGGTGGAAAAGGCCGGCGTCGGCAAGGCGCTGGAATTGCCAGCACACCTGAGTGACTTGTTCGCCCGGGAAGAGCGTTGCACAGTCTTGGCCAATGACCTGAAGGCGGTACAAGCGTTCGTCAGTCAGCATGGTAATCGCGGCAAGCCACTCTGA
- the xerD gene encoding site-specific tyrosine recombinase XerD: MPAIEHPLIDQFLDALWLEKGLADNTRESYRSDLALFNGWLEERGVALPDAGRELILDHLGWRLDQGYKPRSTARFLSGVRGFYRYLLREKLIGVDPTLQVEMPQLGRPLPKSLSEEDVEALLQAPDLGEPIGQRDRAMLEVLYACGLRVTELVSLTLDQVNLRQGVLRVMGKGSKERLVPMGEEAVVWLERYLRDGRNELLNGRPSDVLFPSLRGEQMTRQTFWHRIKHQAQVAGISKSLSPHTLRHAFATHLLNHGADLRVVQMLLGHSDLSTTQIYTHVARARLQELHARHHPRG; this comes from the coding sequence ATGCCTGCCATTGAACATCCCCTGATTGACCAGTTCCTCGACGCCCTGTGGCTGGAAAAAGGCCTGGCGGATAATACCCGCGAGTCTTATCGCAGTGACCTGGCGTTGTTCAATGGCTGGCTTGAAGAGCGCGGTGTGGCGTTGCCTGATGCCGGGCGCGAGCTGATTCTCGATCACTTGGGCTGGCGCCTGGATCAAGGCTACAAGCCGCGGTCGACTGCGCGCTTTCTTTCTGGTGTCCGTGGCTTCTATCGTTATTTGCTACGGGAAAAGCTGATTGGCGTCGACCCAACATTGCAGGTCGAGATGCCGCAGTTAGGTCGGCCTTTGCCCAAGTCGCTGTCTGAGGAAGACGTGGAGGCGTTGTTGCAGGCGCCAGACCTCGGCGAGCCTATCGGTCAACGCGACCGTGCCATGCTTGAAGTCCTTTACGCCTGTGGCCTGCGTGTCACTGAGTTGGTCAGTCTGACCCTGGATCAGGTCAACTTGCGTCAGGGTGTATTGCGGGTCATGGGCAAGGGCAGCAAGGAGCGCCTGGTGCCGATGGGTGAAGAGGCGGTGGTATGGCTGGAGCGCTACCTGCGCGATGGCCGCAATGAGTTACTCAACGGGCGCCCGAGCGACGTGCTGTTTCCCAGCCTGCGTGGCGAGCAGATGACCCGTCAGACGTTCTGGCATCGGATCAAGCATCAGGCGCAGGTTGCCGGTATCAGCAAGAGCCTGTCACCGCACACCTTGCGCCATGCCTTCGCCACGCATTTGCTCAACCATGGGGCTGACTTGCGGGTAGTGCAGATGCTACTGGGGCACAGTGACTTGTCGACCACGCAGATCTACACCCATGTTGCCCGGGCTCGGTTGCAGGAGTTGCATGCCCGCCATCATCCGCGTGGCTGA
- a CDS encoding homoserine dehydrogenase, which produces MKPVKVGICGLGTVGGGTFNVLQRNAEEIARRAGRGIEVAQIAMRSPNPNCQITGTPITADVFEVATNPEIDIVIELIGGYTIARDLVLKAIDNGKHVVTANKALIAVHGNEIFAKAREKGVIVAFEAAVAGGIPVIKAIREGLSANRINWVAGIINGTGNFILTEMREKGRTFPDVLAEAQALGYAEADPTFDVEGIDAAHKLTILASIAFGIPLQFDKAYTEGITQLTTADVNYAEALGYRIKHLGVARSTANGIELRVHPTLIPADRLIANVNGVMNAVMVNGDAAGSTLFYGAGAGMEPTASSVVADLVDVVRAMTSDPENRVPHLAFQPDSLSAHPILPIEACESAYYLRIQAKDHPGVLAQVASILSERGINIESIMQKEVEEQDGLVPMILLTHRVLEQRMNDAITALEALQDVVGNVVRIRVEQLN; this is translated from the coding sequence GTGAAACCGGTCAAAGTAGGCATCTGTGGGTTGGGGACCGTCGGTGGCGGTACCTTCAATGTACTTCAGCGTAACGCCGAGGAGATCGCCCGCCGTGCCGGGCGTGGTATCGAAGTGGCACAGATTGCCATGCGTTCGCCAAACCCGAATTGCCAGATTACCGGTACCCCCATTACCGCTGATGTATTCGAGGTCGCAACGAACCCGGAAATCGACATTGTCATCGAGCTGATTGGCGGCTACACCATTGCCCGTGATCTAGTGCTCAAGGCAATCGACAACGGCAAGCACGTGGTCACCGCCAACAAGGCGCTGATCGCCGTGCACGGCAACGAAATTTTCGCCAAGGCGCGCGAGAAGGGCGTTATTGTCGCCTTCGAAGCGGCAGTGGCAGGCGGTATTCCCGTCATCAAGGCAATTCGTGAAGGCCTCTCGGCCAACCGCATCAACTGGGTCGCCGGGATCATCAACGGCACTGGCAACTTCATCCTCACTGAAATGCGTGAGAAGGGCCGCACCTTCCCCGACGTGCTTGCCGAAGCTCAGGCCTTGGGTTATGCCGAAGCCGATCCAACCTTCGACGTTGAAGGCATCGACGCGGCGCACAAGCTGACCATCCTGGCCTCCATCGCCTTTGGTATCCCACTGCAGTTCGACAAGGCTTACACCGAGGGTATCACCCAGCTGACCACCGCCGATGTGAACTACGCCGAAGCCCTTGGCTACCGGATCAAGCACCTGGGCGTGGCGCGCAGTACCGCCAACGGCATCGAGCTGCGGGTCCACCCGACACTGATCCCAGCCGACCGCCTGATCGCCAACGTCAACGGTGTGATGAACGCGGTCATGGTTAACGGTGATGCCGCTGGCTCTACGTTGTTCTACGGTGCGGGCGCTGGTATGGAGCCTACCGCTTCCTCAGTAGTGGCCGATTTGGTCGACGTGGTCCGGGCAATGACCTCCGATCCGGAAAACCGTGTGCCCCACCTGGCCTTCCAGCCGGATTCACTGTCGGCACATCCGATCCTGCCGATCGAAGCGTGCGAAAGCGCCTACTACCTGCGCATCCAGGCCAAAGATCATCCAGGCGTGCTGGCCCAAGTGGCAAGCATCCTCTCGGAGCGGGGCATCAACATCGAATCGATCATGCAGAAGGAAGTCGAGGAACAGGACGGCCTGGTGCCAATGATCCTGCTCACCCACCGTGTGCTCGAACAACGCATGAACGATGCCATCACCGCCCTGGAAGCATTGCAGGATGTGGTTGGCAACGTCGTACGTATCCGTGTCGAACAACTGAACTGA
- a CDS encoding response regulator transcription factor, whose translation MSTSPLQPLRIILADDHPIFRIGLQAVLDQISGVKVVAQAGSPKELLTHLHAQQCDVLVTDFMMPAEEQNDGLKLLEQIRRHYPHLPILVVTMLSNAGLFRAMLNLGVNGLLSKASLADELPQAIGYMAQGKTYLATSVQRLLLQEGAVREDMMGVQENLSPKELEVTRLLAAGHTVSQIAALLNRSKQTVSTQKVSAMRKLGVANDAALYLYLQEHGLR comes from the coding sequence TTGAGTACTTCCCCCCTGCAGCCATTGCGCATCATCCTGGCGGACGACCATCCGATCTTTCGTATCGGTTTGCAGGCTGTACTTGATCAGATCAGCGGCGTGAAGGTCGTCGCCCAAGCCGGAAGCCCGAAGGAATTGTTGACCCACCTGCACGCTCAACAGTGCGATGTGCTGGTGACGGACTTCATGATGCCGGCCGAGGAGCAGAACGACGGCCTGAAATTGCTTGAGCAGATTCGCCGGCACTATCCGCATTTGCCGATTTTGGTGGTGACCATGCTCAGCAACGCCGGGCTGTTCCGGGCGATGCTCAATCTGGGAGTCAATGGTTTGTTGAGCAAGGCCAGCCTGGCTGATGAACTGCCTCAGGCCATCGGTTACATGGCCCAAGGCAAAACCTACCTGGCCACCTCAGTTCAGCGCCTGTTGCTTCAGGAGGGCGCCGTACGCGAGGACATGATGGGCGTTCAGGAAAACCTTTCGCCCAAGGAGCTGGAGGTTACCCGTCTGCTGGCCGCCGGACATACAGTGAGTCAGATCGCCGCCCTGCTCAATCGCAGTAAACAAACGGTCAGCACCCAAAAAGTCAGCGCCATGCGCAAGCTGGGGGTGGCCAACGATGCTGCGCTCTATCTCTACCTGCAGGAGCATGGCCTGAGGTGA